Proteins encoded in a region of the Flavobacterium sp. MDT1-60 genome:
- a CDS encoding PLP-dependent aminotransferase family protein: MKNSNYLYLQFANRIEKQIKSGVLNVGDKLPSIREVCAETGYSMSTVSKAYYEVESRSLIESRPQSGYYVSNTSARTIPEPSSSSPILRCENIDREDLIDQVYGNMTDKNITMLSLGFPSNELLPIAKLNKGMLQAMRQLPNSGTSYEQVQGNLNLRKEIARWSFTWGGSLTENDIITMPGCTSAISHCLMTLTQPGDTIITESPAYFGILQLAKSLGLYIMELPTNMTTGIELEALKKALATKKIKLCLLMSNFSNPSGSMMPVEHKKEVVKLMEFYNVPLIEDDIHGDLYFGSSRPTNCKTYDESGIVLCCSSVSKTLAPGYRVGWVSPGKFKKQILRNKIYHTLSSPTITHEVVGDFLKNGRYENHLRKIRQILNHNCNNYINTVLESFPTGTKVSQPQGGFFLWIELDKNIDTAAFYHLAMKHNISFAPGRIFSFQDQFSNCMRLSFGLPWSNELRESIKTLGRLLHS; this comes from the coding sequence ATGAAAAATTCAAATTACTTATATCTACAGTTTGCGAACCGGATCGAAAAGCAAATTAAGTCGGGCGTTTTGAATGTGGGAGACAAACTGCCTTCAATACGGGAAGTCTGTGCTGAAACAGGTTACAGCATGAGCACAGTAAGCAAAGCCTATTATGAAGTGGAAAGTAGATCTTTGATTGAATCGAGGCCACAATCCGGGTATTATGTGAGTAATACTTCGGCCAGAACGATTCCCGAGCCCTCATCCAGCAGCCCGATTCTACGATGCGAAAATATCGACAGAGAAGATTTAATCGATCAGGTTTACGGCAATATGACCGATAAAAATATTACAATGCTTTCGCTTGGTTTCCCTTCTAACGAATTGCTGCCCATTGCGAAATTAAACAAGGGCATGCTGCAGGCGATGCGTCAGTTGCCTAACAGTGGTACAAGTTATGAGCAAGTACAGGGAAATCTTAATTTGAGAAAGGAAATTGCCCGTTGGTCTTTTACCTGGGGTGGCTCGCTGACTGAAAATGATATTATTACAATGCCTGGCTGCACGAGTGCTATTTCGCATTGTCTGATGACTTTGACACAACCGGGAGATACTATTATTACGGAGAGCCCGGCCTATTTTGGAATTTTACAATTGGCAAAATCATTGGGTTTGTATATAATGGAATTGCCTACAAATATGACTACAGGAATTGAACTGGAAGCATTAAAAAAGGCACTTGCTACAAAAAAGATAAAGCTTTGTTTGTTGATGAGTAATTTTAGTAATCCATCCGGAAGCATGATGCCTGTTGAACATAAAAAAGAAGTGGTTAAATTGATGGAGTTTTACAATGTTCCATTAATTGAAGATGATATTCACGGCGATTTGTACTTTGGCTCCAGCCGACCAACTAATTGCAAAACTTATGACGAAAGTGGCATTGTGCTTTGTTGCAGTTCTGTATCTAAAACTCTGGCTCCGGGGTATCGCGTGGGTTGGGTTTCGCCGGGGAAATTCAAAAAACAAATATTGCGAAATAAAATTTACCATACACTCTCCTCACCTACTATTACACATGAAGTTGTGGGTGATTTCCTTAAAAATGGACGTTATGAAAACCATCTTAGAAAAATTCGCCAAATTCTGAATCATAACTGCAATAATTATATTAATACGGTTTTAGAATCTTTTCCGACTGGAACCAAGGTAAGTCAGCCACAAGGCGGATTTTTTCTTTGGATTGAATTGGACAAAAATATAGACACAGCGGCATTTTATCATTTGGCCATGAAACACAATATTAGCTTTGCACCCGGAAGAATTTTCTCTTTTCAGGATCAGTTCTCCAATTGCATGCGATTGAGTTTTGGTTTGCCCTGGAGTAATGAATTGCGTGAATCTATCAAAACATTGGGAAGATTGCTGCATTCTTAA
- a CDS encoding bestrophin family protein — MLLKKRIPMRYILGKIKVELALVMTYTILFEIFHYYFINLPVDIPIAIPTMIGTIISLLLAFKSNQAYDRWWEARIVWGAIVNDSRTLIRQVLTFYKDPNFSVEASEFKENFAKRQIAWCYSLGQALRNKDAIKPLKGLVSDEEMKFIKNHQNVPNAILMLHARDLRNAKNDKSINMYQQVEIDNTLSRLCDHMGKCERIKNTIFPTTYSMYIRLTLCLFILLLPFGLTSVLSWFAIPLITAIAAAFFLIERMAIHLQDPFENRPTDTPVTAIANTIEKNIMQMLNEYQSEFDIIKEFDLKPETKEAKAEAYFVL; from the coding sequence ATGTTATTAAAGAAAAGAATTCCAATGAGGTACATTCTCGGAAAAATTAAAGTAGAATTAGCACTAGTAATGACTTACACTATTTTGTTTGAAATTTTTCATTACTATTTTATAAACCTGCCAGTAGATATTCCAATTGCTATTCCAACAATGATTGGAACCATTATATCCTTATTATTAGCTTTTAAATCAAATCAGGCTTATGACAGATGGTGGGAAGCCCGTATTGTCTGGGGTGCAATTGTAAACGATTCAAGAACCTTAATTCGTCAGGTGTTGACATTTTATAAAGACCCAAATTTTTCTGTAGAAGCAAGCGAATTCAAGGAAAATTTTGCAAAAAGACAAATTGCGTGGTGTTATAGTTTAGGTCAGGCACTTCGAAATAAAGATGCTATAAAACCGCTTAAAGGTTTAGTAAGTGATGAAGAAATGAAATTTATTAAAAATCATCAAAACGTTCCAAATGCGATTTTAATGTTGCATGCGCGTGATCTTAGAAATGCTAAAAATGACAAAAGCATTAATATGTATCAGCAAGTAGAAATCGACAATACTTTATCAAGATTATGTGATCATATGGGTAAATGTGAAAGAATTAAAAATACCATTTTCCCAACAACATACAGTATGTATATCAGATTAACCCTGTGTTTGTTTATTTTATTGTTGCCATTTGGGTTAACAAGTGTATTGAGCTGGTTCGCTATTCCGTTGATTACTGCGATCGCCGCTGCTTTCTTTTTGATTGAAAGAATGGCAATTCACTTGCAGGATCCATTTGAAAACAGACCAACAGATACACCTGTTACTGCCATTGCAAATACAATTGAAAAAAATATAATGCAAATGCTTAATGAATATCAAAGTGAATTTGACATCATTAAAGAATTTGATCTTAAACCAGAAACCAAAGAAGCGAAAGCAGAAGCTTACTTTGTTTTGTAA